One genomic region from Listeria monocytogenes encodes:
- the dnaA gene encoding chromosomal replication initiator protein DnaA, whose protein sequence is MQSIEDIWQETLQIVKKNMSKPSYDTWMKSTTAHSLEGNTFIISAPNNFVRDWLEKSYTQFIANILQEITGRLFDVRFIDGEQEENFEYTVIKPNPALDEDGIEIGKHMLNPRYVFDTFVIGSGNRFAHAASLAVAEAPAKAYNPLFIYGGVGLGKTHLMHAVGHYVQQHKDNAKVMYLSSEKFTNEFISSIRDNKTEEFRTKYRNVDVLLIDDIQFLAGKEGTQEEFFHTFNTLYDEQKQIIISSDRPPKEIPTLEDRLRSRFEWGLITDITPPDLETRIAILRKKAKADGLDIPNEVMLYIANQIDSNIRELEGALIRVVAYSSLVNKDITAGLAAEALKDIIPSSKSQVITISGIQEAVGEYFHVRLEDFKAKKRTKSIAFPRQIAMYLSRELTDASLPKIGDEFGGRDHTTVIHAHEKISQLLKTDQVLKNDLAEIEKNLRKAQNMF, encoded by the coding sequence GTGCAATCAATTGAAGACATCTGGCAGGAAACACTGCAAATTGTTAAAAAAAATATGAGTAAACCTAGTTACGATACATGGATGAAATCAACAACCGCTCATTCACTTGAAGGTAACACGTTTATTATTTCAGCGCCCAATAATTTTGTTCGCGATTGGTTAGAGAAAAGCTACACTCAATTTATCGCTAACATTTTGCAAGAAATAACTGGTCGCTTATTTGATGTCCGCTTTATTGATGGCGAGCAGGAAGAAAACTTTGAATACACTGTGATTAAACCAAATCCAGCGTTAGATGAAGATGGCATTGAAATTGGAAAACATATGCTTAATCCACGTTATGTTTTTGATACCTTTGTCATTGGTTCAGGGAACAGATTTGCCCACGCAGCATCACTTGCAGTAGCCGAAGCACCAGCGAAAGCATATAATCCACTCTTCATTTATGGAGGAGTTGGCCTCGGTAAAACACATTTAATGCACGCAGTTGGCCACTATGTTCAACAACATAAAGATAATGCGAAAGTAATGTACCTTTCCAGCGAAAAATTCACCAATGAGTTTATTAGCTCTATTCGTGATAATAAAACCGAAGAATTCCGCACAAAATATCGGAATGTTGATGTCTTACTTATTGATGATATTCAATTTTTAGCCGGTAAAGAAGGAACACAAGAGGAATTTTTCCATACATTTAACACACTTTATGATGAACAAAAGCAAATTATTATTTCCAGTGACCGACCACCAAAAGAAATTCCTACACTGGAAGATCGACTGAGATCCCGCTTTGAATGGGGCTTAATTACTGATATTACGCCACCAGACTTAGAAACCCGGATCGCCATTTTACGTAAAAAAGCAAAAGCAGACGGATTAGATATTCCAAATGAAGTTATGCTTTATATCGCAAACCAAATTGATTCGAATATTCGCGAGCTAGAAGGCGCACTCATCCGAGTAGTTGCTTATTCTTCCCTCGTTAATAAAGATATAACAGCTGGTCTTGCAGCAGAAGCACTAAAAGATATTATCCCCTCTTCTAAATCACAAGTTATTACTATTAGTGGTATTCAAGAAGCAGTCGGTGAATATTTCCACGTTCGTTTAGAAGATTTTAAAGCAAAAAAACGGACGAAAAGTATAGCATTCCCGCGCCAAATCGCCATGTATCTCTCAAGAGAGCTTACAGATGCCTCATTACCAAAAATCGGTGATGAATTTGGTGGTCGA